A genomic segment from Phragmites australis chromosome 6, lpPhrAust1.1, whole genome shotgun sequence encodes:
- the LOC133920353 gene encoding G-type lectin S-receptor-like serine/threonine-protein kinase At5g35370, whose amino-acid sequence MGSVSPMRRPFPLGVLLLLGVVLLRVRADKVATELITPDFAASYLLFIDTYGAFLASRSGAFQAVVYNPAGQQDRYYLAVLHAPSKTCVWVANRAAPITDRAAPLQLTANGISIEDPNGTVVWSTPPFAASVSALRLDDSGNLALLDGRNATLWQSFDRPTDSIVSSQRLPVGRFLASAVSDSDLSEGDYRLNVTAADAVLTWLGTLYWRLSSDASSVKDRDGAVAYMAVNGTGMYLLAADGGIIIQVSLPAAGLRIVKLGSDGKLQIASFASANSSSTPMDGGFVAPSNVCELPLSCGALGLCTPKGCSCPPIFAASHDSGCAPSDGSTVLSVGSCGGTAPVSYVNLGNGVWYYANKFSPPALAGGNMSSCQVLCTSNCSCLSYFYDISSLSCYLIQHQLGSFIKVNSTNGSDKLGYIKVQSSQTPRSSNSSSSNSTLIAILIPTIVAFVLIVVVSAVIFTSWRKENKRGGRRQSRSGNLQVRRQRSPSDSAHLVSVIDDNGDDIVIPGLPTRFTHDEIEEITNSFRVKIGAGGFGAVYKGELPDGSEVAVKRIEGVGMQGKREFCTEIAVIGNIHHVNLVRLRGFCTEGQRRLLVYEYMDRGSIDRSLFRPNGPLLEWKERMDVAIGAARGLAYLHFGCDQRIIHCDVKPENILLADGRQVKIADFGLAKFLTPEQSGLFTTMRGTRGYLAPEWLSNAPISDRTDVYSFGMVLLELVRGRKNRNEHVGGAGGEASNSSNGTTGSSSRGAKNDYFPLAALEGHEAGRYAELADPRLEGRVVAKEVERVVKVALCCLHEDPHLRPSMAVVAGMLEGTMELWEPRVQSLGFLRLYGRGFSGPADGGCSDVKLTPMMMGSIGDGSGTTTTLTTMSGLPSYMSSSQLSGPR is encoded by the coding sequence ATGGGCTCAGTCTCACCGATGCGTCGCCCGTTCCCTCTCGGCGtcctgctcctcctcggcgtcgtCCTGCTGCGGGTCCGCGCCGACAAGGTCGCCACAGAGCTCATCACCCCGGACTTCGCGGCGTCGTACCTCCTCTTCATCGACACCTACGGCGCGTTCCTCGCGTCCAGGAGCGGCGCGTTCCAGGCTGTGGTGTACAACCCGGCGGGGCAGCAGGACCGGTACTACCTCGCCGTGCTCCACGCGCCGTCCAAGACTTGCGTCTGGGTCGCCAACCGCGCCGCGCCCATCACCGaccgcgccgcgccgctgcAGCTCACAGCGAACGGGATCTCCATCGAGGACCCCAACGGCACCGTCGTGTGGTCCACGCCGCCGTTCGCGGCCTCCGTGTCTGCGCTCCGGCTCGACGACTCCGGCAACCTCGCGCTCCTCGATGGGAGGAACGCCACGCTGTGGCAGTCGTTCGACCGGCCCACGGACTCGATCGTGTCGTCGCagcggctccccgttgggcggTTCTTGGCGTCCGCCGTGTCCGACTCAGACCTGTCGGAGGGGGACTACCGGCTCAACGTGACGGCCGCCGACGCCGTGCTCACGTGGCTAGGTACTTTGTACTGGCGGTTGTCGAGTGACGCTAGCTCCGTCAAGGACCGCGACGGCGCCGTTGCGTACATGGCCGTGAACGGCACCGGGATGTACCTTCTTGCAGCGGACGGCGGCATCATCATCCAGGTCTCCTTGCCGGCAGCCGGGCTGCGTATTGTTAAGCTGGGCTCGGATGGGAAGCTACAGATCGCGAGCTTCGCGTCGGCGAACTCGTCGTCAACACCGATGGATGGTGGGTTCGTGGCGCCGAGCAATGTTTGCGAACTGCCGCTATCCTGTGGCGCGCTCGGGCTCTGCACGCCCAAGGGCTGCTCGTGTCCGCCGATATTCGCAGCGTCGCACGACAGCGGCTGCGCGCCGTCCGACGGCTCCACTGTGCTGTCTGTCGGCTCCTGCGGGGGCACTGCTCCCGTCTCGTATGTCAACCTTGGCAATGGCGTCTGGTACTACGCCAACAAGTTCTCGCCGCCGGCCTTGGCCGGCGGTAACATGTCGTCGTGCCAGGTACTCTGCACAAGCAATTGCTCCTGCCTCAGCTACTTCTACGACATCTCGTCGTTGTCCTGCTACTTGATTCAGCACCAGCTCGGCTCCTTCATCAAAGTGAACTCCACCAATGGCTCCGACAAGCTCGGCTACATCAAGGTCCAGAGCTCCCAGACACCAAGGTCATCGAACAGTTCGTCCTCAAACAGCACTCTCATTGCAATCCTGATACCGACGATCGTCGCGTTCGTTCTCATCGTCGTCGTCAGCGCCGTCATATTCACGTCGTGGCGTAAGGAAAACAAGCGCGGGGGGAGGCGCCAGTCGCGCTCCGGGAACCTGCAGGTCCGGCGGCAGCGTTCGCCCTCGGACTCGGCGCACCTCGTGAGCGTGATTGACGACAACGGCGATGACATCGTCATCCCTGGCCTCCCGACCAGGTTCACGCACGATGAGATCGAGGAGATCACCAACAGCTTCCGAGTCAAGATCGGCGCCGGGGGGTTCGGCGCCGTGTACAAAGGCGAGCTCCCGGACGGCTCTGAAGTAGCCGTGAAGAGGATCGAGGGCGTCGGGATGCAGGGCAAGCGCGAGTTCTGCACCGAGATCGCCGTCATCGGCAACATCCACCACGTCAACCTCGTCCGCCTCCGCGGCTTCTGCACTGAGGgccagcgccgcctcctcgtGTACGAGTACATGGACCGCGGCTCCATCGACCGGTCCCTGTTCCGCCCGAACGGTCCTCTGCTGGAGTGGAAGGAGCGGATGGACGTCGCCATCGGCGCGGCGAGGGGCCTCGCGTACCTCCACTTTGGTTGCGACCAGAGGATCATACACTGCGACGTCAAGCCGGAGAACATCCTGCTCGCGGACGGCAGACAGGTGAAGATCGCCGACTTTGGGCTGGCGAAATTCCTCACCCCGGAGCAGTCCGGACTCTTCACGACCATGCGGGGCACGCGCGGGTACCTCGCGCCGGAGTGGCTCAGCAACGCGCCCATCTCCGACCGCAccgacgtgtacagcttcgggATGGTGCTCCTGGAGCTGGTGCGCGGCCGCAAGAACCGCAACGAGCACgtgggcggcgctggcggcgagGCCTCCAATTCCTCGAACGGGACAACTGGCAGCTCGTCGCGCGGCGCGAAAAACGATTATTTCCCGCTCGCCGCGCTGGAGGGGCACGAGGCCGGGCGGTACGCAGAGCTGGCCGACCCGCGGTTGGAGGGGCGGGTGGTCGCCAAGGAGGTGGAGAGGGTGGTGAAGGTGGCGCTGTGCTGCCTCCATGAGGACCCGCATCTGCGGCCGAGCATGGCGGTCGTGGCCGGCATGCTCGAGGGCACCATGGAGCTGTGGGAGCCGCGGGTGCAGTCGCTCGGGTTCCTCCGGCTGTACGGCCGGGGGTTCTCAGGGCCGGCCGACGGCGGATGCAGCGACGTCAAGCTCACGCCGATGATGATGGGGTCCATTGGGGATGGGTcggggacgacgacgacgtTGACGACGATGAGCGGGTTACCGTCGTACATGTCGTCGTCTCAGCTCTCCGGGCCGAGGTAG